One Fontisphaera persica DNA window includes the following coding sequences:
- the yidC gene encoding membrane protein insertase YidC, whose product MDRKAVIVLVVSFLLLVAWYPLVNLIYPPAPLPAPTNQVSRAGATNVVLTNAAPTTFLSAAPTNLPPRPRPAPGTPEKVERLVHDGITYIFTSQGGGLKAIELDPKKYPQTIRRKKSEQAQEPGVVLNRGALAPVLALGGHPALEEDGIYELQRVGPGVRAEKTLSNGLHIVKEFLPTTNYLVKALVRIENRGTQPAILPTHEVLAGTASLVNSKEEVMQLGVFVRDTKRTKHLDEGWFANRTLGCFPGTPRLTYRSEGEPVTWVAAHNRFFALAAIPALPAAEAVARKVELSLGEKDAAKNIGFEAALVFRGQTVAPGTSVVHHITLYAGPKEYNGLARLAEQMKNDLDHLMKFNGFFGFFSKVLLLSMNGLHDAFKLPYGLAIIVITIIIKLLFWPLTKASTRSMKRLAELQPEMNKIREKYKDDPQKMNRKMMEFMKEHKVSPLGGCLPMLIQIPVFFGFYFMIQSAIELRGASFLWAWDLSVPDTVATLAGFPLNPLPLIMGATMFWQAKLTPPSPGMDPTQQKIMQYMPLIFLFVLYNMSSGLTLYWTVQNILTIVQTKITKTQDAKNPPAAPAPAPAAPARRKS is encoded by the coding sequence ATGGATCGCAAAGCTGTCATTGTTCTGGTTGTTTCCTTTCTGCTGCTGGTGGCGTGGTATCCGCTGGTGAACCTGATTTATCCGCCGGCGCCGCTGCCCGCGCCGACCAACCAGGTGAGCCGGGCTGGCGCCACGAATGTGGTGTTGACCAATGCCGCGCCGACCACCTTTTTGTCGGCCGCGCCCACCAATCTGCCGCCGCGGCCCCGTCCTGCGCCGGGGACACCGGAAAAAGTTGAGCGGCTGGTGCATGATGGCATCACTTACATCTTCACCTCGCAGGGCGGCGGTTTGAAGGCTATTGAGCTGGACCCGAAAAAATATCCGCAGACCATCCGGCGCAAAAAAAGCGAGCAAGCGCAGGAGCCGGGGGTGGTGCTGAACCGCGGCGCGCTGGCGCCGGTGCTGGCGTTGGGGGGGCATCCCGCGCTGGAGGAAGACGGGATTTATGAGCTGCAGCGGGTGGGGCCGGGGGTGCGGGCGGAGAAAACGCTGAGCAACGGCCTGCACATCGTCAAGGAATTCCTTCCCACCACCAACTACCTGGTGAAAGCGCTGGTGCGCATCGAGAATCGCGGTACGCAGCCGGCCATTCTGCCGACGCATGAAGTGCTGGCGGGGACGGCCTCGCTGGTGAATTCCAAGGAAGAGGTGATGCAATTGGGCGTTTTTGTGCGGGACACCAAGCGCACCAAGCATCTGGATGAAGGCTGGTTTGCCAACCGGACGCTCGGCTGTTTTCCCGGCACGCCCCGGCTGACCTACCGCTCGGAAGGGGAGCCGGTGACGTGGGTGGCGGCGCACAACCGGTTTTTCGCCCTGGCGGCCATTCCCGCCCTGCCAGCCGCCGAGGCGGTGGCGCGCAAAGTGGAGCTGTCGCTGGGGGAAAAAGACGCAGCGAAAAACATTGGGTTCGAGGCGGCGCTGGTGTTTCGCGGGCAGACGGTGGCGCCGGGGACGTCGGTGGTGCATCACATCACGTTGTATGCCGGCCCCAAGGAATACAACGGCCTGGCGCGGCTGGCGGAGCAGATGAAGAATGATTTGGACCACCTGATGAAGTTCAACGGGTTCTTCGGGTTTTTCTCGAAGGTGCTGCTGCTTTCGATGAATGGCCTACACGATGCGTTCAAGCTGCCCTACGGACTGGCCATCATCGTGATAACCATCATCATCAAGCTGCTGTTCTGGCCGCTCACCAAAGCCAGCACGCGCTCCATGAAACGCCTGGCCGAGCTGCAGCCGGAAATGAATAAAATCCGGGAGAAATACAAGGATGACCCGCAGAAGATGAACCGGAAGATGATGGAGTTCATGAAGGAGCACAAGGTCAGCCCGCTGGGCGGCTGCCTGCCGATGCTCATTCAGATTCCAGTGTTTTTCGGGTTTTATTTCATGATTCAGAGTGCCATTGAACTGCGCGGGGCCTCCTTCCTGTGGGCGTGGGATTTGTCGGTGCCGGACACCGTGGCCACGCTGGCGGGATTCCCCCTCAACCCGCTGCCGCTGATCATGGGCGCCACCATGTTCTGGCAGGCCAAGTTGACGCCGCCGTCTCCCGGGATGGACCCCACGCAGCAGAAAATCATGCAGTACATGCCGCTGATTTTCCTGTTTGTGCTGTATAACATGTCCTCCGGCTTGACTTTGTATTGGACGGTGCAGAACATCCTGACCATCGTGCAGACGAAAATCACCAAGACGCAAGACGCGAAGAATCCACCGGCCGCGCCCGCGCCCGCCCCGGCCGCTCCGGCGCGGCGCAAATCCTGA
- a CDS encoding protein jag, translating to MPAQPKLILETLLKTLGFEATVEEHQLDDGLLLDVKTEDSGRLIGRQGQTLSSLQYLTNRLIYQQDPHAPKVTVDVAGYRSQAREALVKKALAAAEKVHRWGDVVELEPMNAFDRRIVHNALKNDPRIETKSVEVEGTDKKAILLRPKAQA from the coding sequence ATGCCTGCACAACCCAAACTCATCCTGGAAACCCTGCTGAAAACCCTGGGCTTCGAGGCCACCGTCGAGGAACACCAGCTTGACGATGGCCTGCTGCTGGATGTCAAGACGGAGGACTCCGGCCGGCTCATCGGGCGGCAGGGCCAAACGCTCTCCAGCCTGCAATACCTGACCAACCGGCTCATCTACCAGCAGGACCCCCACGCGCCCAAGGTCACGGTGGATGTGGCCGGTTACCGGAGTCAGGCCCGCGAAGCGCTGGTGAAAAAGGCGCTGGCCGCGGCGGAGAAAGTCCACCGCTGGGGGGATGTGGTGGAGCTGGAGCCGATGAATGCCTTTGACCGGCGGATTGTGCACAACGCGCTGAAGAACGACCCGCGAATTGAAACCAAATCCGTCGAGGTCGAAGGCACTGACAAGAAGGCCATTTTGCTTCGACCCAAGGCGCAAGCCTAG
- a CDS encoding carbon-nitrogen hydrolase family protein, translating to MQTPKTLQVSCVQLHWAKPLEYNLERVLHYLKAAAAAGSRVVLFPEACLTSYYFPYAITLRPARVEAALNTVCQAVAHAGLWAIVGTLKKAGTRYLNLAHVINPHGRIVYEYAKVNMAGRDEKKYCRGGNKLALFQLDGIWCTLVICRDGRHPELYRLPAMAGAQILFHPSCSSDEIEAVTWKRTSGRAQQPVGPNTKIFHCVANTVGESPDGLQTSSGDSFIREPNGLPLAQAGWYQEEMITATLDLARADRAYVLDSLRHPPFLRRHWQRMVREVKARASLPPR from the coding sequence ATGCAAACCCCAAAAACGCTGCAAGTCTCGTGTGTCCAACTGCATTGGGCCAAACCGCTGGAGTACAACCTGGAGCGCGTGCTGCATTATCTCAAGGCCGCGGCCGCCGCCGGCAGCCGGGTGGTGTTGTTTCCCGAGGCCTGCCTCACCAGCTACTACTTCCCCTACGCCATCACCCTGCGGCCCGCCCGGGTCGAAGCCGCGCTGAACACCGTTTGCCAGGCCGTCGCGCACGCGGGCCTCTGGGCCATCGTCGGCACGCTAAAAAAAGCGGGGACCCGTTACCTCAATCTGGCGCATGTCATCAACCCCCACGGCCGCATTGTCTATGAATACGCCAAGGTCAACATGGCCGGCCGCGATGAAAAAAAATACTGCCGCGGCGGCAACAAGCTGGCACTGTTTCAACTCGACGGCATCTGGTGCACGCTGGTCATTTGCCGGGACGGCCGGCACCCCGAGTTGTACCGCCTGCCCGCCATGGCCGGCGCGCAGATTCTCTTCCATCCCTCCTGCAGCTCGGACGAAATCGAGGCGGTGACGTGGAAACGCACCTCGGGCCGGGCGCAACAGCCCGTGGGGCCCAACACCAAAATCTTCCACTGCGTGGCCAACACGGTGGGTGAATCGCCCGACGGCCTGCAAACCTCCAGCGGCGACTCCTTCATTCGCGAGCCAAACGGCCTGCCGCTGGCGCAGGCAGGATGGTATCAGGAGGAAATGATTACCGCCACCCTCGACCTCGCCCGCGCCGACCGCGCCTACGTGCTGGACAGCCTGCGCCATCCCCCTTTCCTCCGCCGCCACTGGCAACGGATGGTGCGCGAGGTCAAGGCGCGCGCGAGTCTGCCCCCGCGCTGA
- the nrfH gene encoding cytochrome c nitrite reductase small subunit, translating to MDKLTRMTKFWGICAGVAVGVAVGGGLFTFVYARGASYLTNDPQACANCHIMREHYEAWVRSSHRSVATCNDCHTPPGVVAKYVTKAENGFFHSLYFTTGDFPDPLRIKPRNRSVTEQACRKCHTPIVEAIEAHQGNDTLSCMKCHADVGHPLRGAFAPDLTTAYER from the coding sequence ATGGACAAGCTGACCCGCATGACCAAATTTTGGGGCATCTGCGCCGGGGTGGCGGTGGGCGTTGCCGTGGGCGGGGGCTTGTTCACGTTTGTCTATGCGCGGGGTGCCTCCTACCTGACCAATGACCCCCAGGCGTGCGCCAACTGCCACATCATGCGCGAGCATTACGAGGCGTGGGTCAGGTCCAGCCATCGCAGCGTGGCCACGTGCAACGATTGCCACACCCCGCCCGGCGTGGTGGCCAAGTACGTTACCAAGGCTGAGAACGGTTTTTTTCATTCGCTGTATTTCACCACGGGTGATTTTCCCGATCCGTTGCGCATCAAGCCGCGCAACCGGAGCGTGACCGAACAAGCCTGTCGCAAATGCCACACCCCCATTGTGGAGGCCATTGAGGCCCACCAGGGCAACGACACCCTCTCGTGCATGAAGTGCCATGCCGACGTGGGGCACCCTTTGCGGGGGGCGTTTGCGCCCGACCTGACCACTGCCTATGAGCGCTGA
- a CDS encoding ammonia-forming cytochrome c nitrite reductase subunit c552, with translation MRVALLTIIVACGVTIVGLAFLTTIVERKQEAKNPFFRVVELNDDTQDPAIWGKNFPMQYDDYKRTVDQVRTKYGGSEAMPRTPTQADPRSVVSQSRLEEDPRLKTMWAGYAFAADFREERGHAFMLEDQTFTGRQRVVKQPGTCMHCHASVYVPYKKLGNGDLFKGFEKMNSMPWAEARPLVEHPVTCIDCHDSQTMALRITRPGFIEGITALKAAQGVKNYDVNRDATRQEMRSYVCAQCHVEYYFKGQEKRLVYPWHHGLKAEQVLAYYDEVGHRDWVHADTGAPALKVQHPEFELWSQGIHARSGVACADCHMPFKRVGATKISDHHVRSPLLNISHACQTCHKWPEAELKARVETIQDRTYQLRNQAMDALMDLIADLKNARAAGLATNHPALVKAQDFQRKAQFFLDFVEAENSMGFHAPQEAARILAESINFARKGQIAIRDR, from the coding sequence ATGCGCGTGGCCTTGTTGACCATCATCGTGGCCTGTGGGGTGACCATTGTGGGCCTGGCCTTTCTCACCACGATTGTGGAGCGCAAACAGGAGGCCAAAAATCCCTTCTTCCGCGTGGTGGAGCTGAACGACGACACCCAGGACCCGGCCATCTGGGGCAAGAATTTCCCGATGCAGTATGACGATTACAAGCGCACGGTGGACCAGGTGCGCACCAAATACGGCGGCAGCGAGGCGATGCCGCGCACGCCCACGCAGGCGGATCCGCGCTCGGTGGTTTCCCAGTCGCGGCTGGAGGAGGACCCGCGCCTTAAGACGATGTGGGCCGGGTATGCCTTTGCGGCGGACTTTCGCGAGGAGCGGGGCCATGCCTTCATGCTGGAAGACCAGACATTTACGGGGCGGCAGCGGGTGGTGAAACAGCCGGGCACGTGCATGCATTGCCATGCGTCGGTGTATGTGCCGTACAAAAAACTGGGCAACGGCGACCTCTTCAAGGGCTTTGAAAAGATGAACTCGATGCCGTGGGCCGAGGCGCGCCCGCTGGTGGAGCATCCGGTTACCTGCATTGACTGCCATGACTCGCAAACCATGGCCCTGCGCATCACCCGCCCGGGTTTCATCGAGGGCATAACCGCGCTGAAGGCCGCTCAGGGAGTGAAAAATTATGACGTGAACCGCGACGCCACCCGCCAGGAGATGCGCTCCTACGTGTGCGCCCAATGCCACGTGGAATATTACTTCAAGGGCCAGGAAAAACGGCTGGTGTATCCGTGGCACCATGGCCTGAAGGCCGAGCAAGTGCTGGCTTATTATGATGAAGTGGGGCACCGCGACTGGGTTCATGCCGACACCGGCGCGCCGGCGCTCAAGGTGCAGCATCCGGAGTTTGAGTTGTGGAGCCAGGGCATCCACGCCCGCAGCGGGGTGGCGTGCGCCGACTGCCACATGCCGTTCAAGCGGGTGGGGGCCACGAAAATCAGCGACCACCATGTCCGCAGCCCGCTCTTGAACATTTCCCACGCCTGCCAGACCTGCCACAAGTGGCCTGAAGCGGAGTTGAAGGCGCGGGTGGAGACCATTCAGGACCGGACCTACCAGTTGCGCAACCAGGCCATGGACGCGCTGATGGATTTGATTGCCGATCTCAAGAACGCCCGCGCCGCCGGCCTGGCCACCAACCATCCGGCGCTGGTGAAGGCGCAGGATTTCCAGCGCAAGGCGCAATTCTTCCTGGACTTTGTGGAAGCGGAAAATTCGATGGGCTTCCACGCGCCGCAGGAAGCCGCGCGCATTTTGGCCGAGTCCATCAACTTCGCCCGCAAAGGCCAGATCGCCATCCGGGACCGGTAG